One genomic window of Deinococcus peraridilitoris DSM 19664 includes the following:
- a CDS encoding heavy-metal-associated domain-containing protein, protein MSEKLTFNITGEQTIHCAGCVQRIDTALHRLPGVEKVFANTQTQQVNVTHDPTQATPEDVRERLERMGYDVTQERSTWPPPPAPTGTHEPTNRTRSRISTTPRNCNSRSAG, encoded by the coding sequence ATGTCGGAGAAACTGACCTTCAACATCACCGGCGAACAGACCATCCACTGCGCCGGCTGCGTGCAGCGCATCGACACCGCCCTGCACCGGCTGCCCGGCGTGGAGAAAGTCTTCGCCAACACCCAGACGCAACAAGTGAACGTCACCCACGACCCCACCCAAGCCACCCCGGAAGACGTCCGCGAACGGCTGGAACGCATGGGATACGACGTCACCCAGGAGCGCAGCACATGGCCGCCCCCCCCGGCCCCAACCGGAACGCACGAACCAACGAACCGGACGCGTTCGCGCATCAGCACGACACCGAGAAACTGCAACTCAAGATCGGCGGGATGA
- a CDS encoding heavy metal translocating P-type ATPase: MAAPPGPNRNARTNEPDAFAHQHDTEKLQLKIGGMSCSFCVSSITKAVGRMDGVQDVNVNLAHEEALIEYRPGQVTPETLKETLLDLGYTVRDAQQVRTIEEEEAEIRAERNNLLLAAVFTILSLIAVMGRFMGMPMTPELVTFMYWLMPTLALATVFGPGWHILTMAWASIRRGILNQHVLLEFGAFAGLTGGFLGYLIPNFPLVDFFGVAVFITTYHLLSGYVSLRVRTRASQAVRQLLALVPPTARVIRDGREVEVPLADVRPDERVRVRPGESIPVDGVITEGASGVDQSLVTGESIPVEKRPGDEVIGGSINQSGALLVRVTRVGAESFLQQVARQVEEARALKPAILALVDRILVVYVPVVLSLSLLAFVIWSAGAWLFAGEPLWTRAIFAALAVLVMGYPCALGMATPLAMIRGGGMAAERGILMRSAEAFQALKDVKRVVLDKTGTITLGQPAVVDVVPLGKFDRADILRFAAALESSSEHPLARAVVNAAEAEHTELPPVQDFHSVAGKGVTGTMNGQRVRVGSPRFVGEGGALERATSTIEALQARAKTVIALEVNGQPEALIAIADQIKPDAHEAIERLYDAGLAPIMITGDNHLTARAVAEQVGIQEFQAEVLPQDKADAVRELQRQGHRVAMVGDGINDAPALMQADVGIATGAGTDIAIESADVVLIGERLTAVVDAYHIGRASFRKTVQNLTLAFLFNGIGVPLAMTGLVHPAWAMAAMLASVSTVLLNSFGGRLLPKRRNSSPRPSHSERKAHGA; this comes from the coding sequence ATGGCCGCCCCCCCCGGCCCCAACCGGAACGCACGAACCAACGAACCGGACGCGTTCGCGCATCAGCACGACACCGAGAAACTGCAACTCAAGATCGGCGGGATGAGCTGCTCCTTCTGCGTCAGCAGCATCACCAAGGCGGTCGGCCGCATGGACGGCGTGCAGGACGTCAACGTGAACCTCGCGCACGAGGAAGCCCTGATCGAGTACCGCCCCGGCCAGGTCACCCCCGAAACCCTCAAGGAGACGCTGCTCGACCTCGGCTACACCGTCCGGGACGCCCAGCAGGTGCGCACCATCGAGGAAGAGGAAGCAGAAATCCGCGCCGAACGCAACAACCTGCTGCTCGCCGCGGTGTTCACCATCCTCTCCCTGATCGCAGTGATGGGCCGCTTCATGGGCATGCCGATGACCCCGGAACTCGTCACGTTCATGTACTGGCTGATGCCGACCCTGGCGCTCGCCACGGTGTTCGGACCTGGCTGGCACATCCTCACCATGGCCTGGGCGAGCATCCGGCGCGGCATCCTCAACCAGCACGTACTGCTGGAATTCGGCGCCTTCGCCGGCCTGACCGGCGGCTTCCTCGGGTACCTCATCCCGAACTTCCCCCTCGTCGACTTCTTCGGGGTCGCGGTGTTCATCACCACCTATCACCTGCTGTCCGGTTACGTGTCCCTGCGCGTCCGCACCCGCGCGTCGCAAGCGGTCCGTCAATTGCTGGCGCTCGTCCCGCCCACCGCGCGCGTCATCCGCGACGGACGAGAAGTCGAAGTGCCCCTCGCGGACGTCCGCCCGGACGAACGCGTCCGCGTGAGGCCCGGCGAAAGCATTCCCGTCGACGGCGTCATCACTGAGGGCGCGTCCGGCGTCGACCAGAGCCTCGTCACCGGTGAGAGTATTCCCGTCGAGAAACGCCCCGGTGATGAAGTGATCGGCGGGTCGATCAACCAGTCGGGCGCGCTGCTGGTGCGCGTCACGCGGGTCGGCGCAGAGAGTTTCTTGCAGCAGGTCGCGCGGCAGGTCGAGGAAGCCCGCGCCCTCAAGCCCGCCATCCTCGCGCTGGTCGACCGCATCCTGGTCGTGTACGTCCCCGTCGTGCTGAGCCTCTCCCTGCTGGCGTTCGTCATCTGGTCCGCCGGAGCCTGGCTGTTCGCGGGCGAACCCTTGTGGACGCGCGCGATCTTCGCGGCCCTCGCGGTGCTGGTGATGGGGTACCCCTGCGCGCTCGGCATGGCGACGCCACTCGCGATGATCCGCGGGGGCGGCATGGCCGCCGAGCGGGGCATCCTGATGCGCTCCGCCGAAGCCTTCCAGGCGCTCAAGGACGTGAAGCGCGTCGTGCTCGACAAGACCGGCACCATCACGCTCGGCCAGCCCGCCGTGGTGGACGTCGTGCCGCTCGGCAAGTTCGACCGCGCCGACATCCTGCGTTTCGCCGCGGCGCTGGAAAGCTCGTCCGAGCATCCCCTCGCCCGCGCCGTCGTGAACGCTGCGGAAGCGGAGCACACCGAACTTCCCCCCGTGCAGGACTTCCATTCCGTCGCGGGCAAGGGCGTCACCGGCACCATGAACGGGCAGCGGGTCCGCGTTGGCAGTCCCCGCTTCGTCGGGGAGGGCGGCGCGCTGGAGCGGGCCACGTCCACCATCGAGGCACTGCAAGCCCGAGCGAAGACCGTTATCGCCCTGGAAGTGAACGGGCAGCCCGAAGCGCTGATCGCCATCGCCGACCAGATCAAGCCCGACGCGCATGAGGCCATCGAGCGCCTGTACGACGCAGGGCTCGCACCCATCATGATCACCGGTGACAACCACCTCACCGCCCGAGCCGTCGCCGAGCAGGTCGGCATTCAGGAGTTCCAGGCGGAAGTCCTCCCGCAGGACAAAGCGGACGCCGTGCGAGAACTGCAACGCCAGGGGCACCGCGTCGCCATGGTGGGCGACGGCATCAACGACGCGCCCGCCCTGATGCAGGCGGATGTCGGCATCGCGACTGGCGCCGGCACCGACATTGCCATCGAGTCCGCGGACGTCGTGTTGATCGGTGAGCGCCTCACCGCCGTCGTGGACGCTTATCACATCGGCCGCGCGTCCTTCCGCAAAACGGTGCAGAACCTCACCCTGGCCTTCCTGTTCAACGGAATTGGCGTGCCGCTCGCGATGACCGGCCTGGTACACCCCGCCTGGGCCATGGCGGCGATGCTCGCCAGTGTCAGCACCGTCCTCCTCAACTCTTTCGGCGGGAGATTGCTCCCAAAGCGAAGGAATTCCTCTCCCCGGCCATCACACTCTGAAAGGAAAGCTCATGGCGCGTAA